ACAACGAGGAGGGCCTGCAGCTGGCCATCGACGCGCGCAAGCTGATCGGCCAGGCGCAGGGCATCCTCATGGAACGCTTCGACATCGACGCCGATCGGGCGTTCGAGTTCCTGCGCCGGCAGTCGCAGACCCACAACGTCAAGCTCCGCTACGTCGCGGAGTGGGTCGTCGACCACCGGGGCTCGCCCGACGCGACGTTCTCCGGACCGGTCCCCGACGAGGTCGCCAGCCGCTAGCTGGCCTTCTTGGCCTTCTTCTTCGCGGGAGCCTTCTTGGCCGGGGCCTTCTTCGCGGCAGCGGTCTTCTTCGCCGCGGCCTTCTTGGCGGGCGCCTTCGCGGGGGTCGACTTCTTGGCGGGTGTCGCCTTCTTCTTGTCGATGCTCCGCTTGAGCGCCTCCATGAGGTCGACGACCTCGGCGTCCTCGCCGTCGTCCTCGCTCTGTCCGAAGGTCGCGTCGGTGTCGAGCGCGTCGCCCTCCTTCAGCTTCGCCTCCACGAGCGTGCGCAGCTGCTCCTGGTAGTCGTCCGTGAACGCGGAGCTGTCGAAGTCGCCGGCCAGGGACTCGACCAGCTGGGCGGCCATGTCGCGCTCCTTCTCGCTGATCCGCGGCGTCTCCTTCAGCACGTCGAACGCGGGGGAGCGCACCTCGTCGTCCCACAGGAGCGTCTGCAGCAGCAGGACGTCACCGCGGACGCGCAGCGCGGCGAGCCGGGTCTTCTGACGCAGCGCGAACCGGACGATCGCGGTGCGGTCGGAGTCCTCGAGCGCGCGGCGCAGCAGGGTGTACTGCTTGAGGGTCTTGCCCTCGGGCTCGAGGTAGTAGCTCTTGTCGAGGCGCAGGAGGTCGACCTGCTCGGCGGGGACGAACTCCACGACCTCGATCTCGTGGTTGCGCTCGGCCGGGAGCGACTTGAGGTCCTTCTCGGTCAGGACGACCGTCTGCTCGCCGTCGTCGTACGCCTTGTCGATGTCTCCGTACGCGACGACCTCGCCGCACACCTCGCAGCGCCGCTGGTAGCGGATGCGCCCGCCGTCCTTGGCGTGGACCTGGTGCAGCGGCACGTCGTGGCTCTCCGTCGCGCTGTAGACCTTCACCGGCACGCTGACCAGGCCGAAGCTGATCGCGCCCTTCCAGATGGATCGCATGCCTCATTAGACCCTGTCGCGCGCAGGTCCCGCACGTCAGCGGTGGATTCTCCACCGTTTCCGGGGGGCGCGGTGCTTCTGCCACCGTTGCGCCCGGGCGCGGTGTTTCTGCCACCGTAAGAGGCGGATTTCGGGCCCATTCGGTGGCGCATCCACCGCGCCACCGGGAGAAGGTGGCAGAAACACCGCGCCCGGCGGGGGAGGGGTCAGCGGGGGAAGAAGCGGAACCGGCGTCGCGGCGGGGCGGGGTCGGCCGGCTTCGGGATCTCGACGAAGCCCGGGTCGTACGACTCGAGGCCGCCGGCGATGCGGGTGCGCAGCTGCGCGACCGCCGCCGCGGGGTCGTCGTACGGGATGCCGCTGAGCTGGTTGGGGGAGTGCTGCCACCACTGCAGGTCGAGCAGCTCGGCCCGCAGGTCGTCGTCGACGCGGGAGCGGATGACCTTCGCCGGCAGGCCGGCGGCGATCGAGTACGGCGGGATGTCGTGGGTGACGACGGCGTTCGCGGCGATGATCGAGCCGTGGCCGATCGTGACGCCACGCAGGACGACGACGTTCGCGCCCAGCCACACGTCGTTGCCGATCACGGACAGGTCGCCGCCGACGCTGCGGAACGACTGGCGTCCCCCGGCCGCGGGGTCGACGACCTCGGTGGAGTCCGCCGACGGGTGCCAGCCCCAGGTGGCCTTCTTGTACTGGAACGCCGAGACGCTCAGCCAGCTCGTCGGGTGGCCGGTCGCGCCGAGCAGGCTGCCGGGGCCGATCTCGCAGTAGCGCCCGAGCGTTGCGGCCTGCACCTCGACCTCGCGGCCGAACTCGGTGAACGCGCCGATGCGGGTGTCGGCCCGGATCACGAACGGACCGAGGAAGCGGACGGGCGGCTCCACGAACAGGCGGGACCGGCCGACGCGCTGCACGTGCTGGGCGCCGCGGATGTGCTCGACCATCGTTCCCCCTGCTCGTCGACGCTGGATCGACCGGATGCGGCTCTCAGGTTATCGACCGGGTCGCCGGTGCCGCGGCCGACACCGCCGCGGACGGGACCGCAGAGATTTCTGCGCCGGGTCCGGCGATCCGCACTAGGCTCGATCACGCCTCACCGATCTGTCCGATGGAGCCGAAGGAGCAGTCATGACCAGTCCCGCGTACCAGGTGACCGACCCGTCGACGGGCGAGGTCGTCGAGTCCTTCGAGTCCGCGACCGATGCCGACGTCGAGGCCGCGCTGACGGCCGCCGCGGAGGCGTACTCGTCGTGGAAGGACGTGCCGATCGCCGATCGTGCGACGGTGGTGAAGAAGGTCGCGGCGCTGTTCGCCGAGCGTGCCGACGAGCTCGCGAAGATCGCGCAGACCGAGATGGGCAAGCCGGTCGGGGAGGGCGTCGAGGAGGCCGAGTTCTGCCAGGCGATCTTCGACTACTTCGCCGACGAGGGACCGACGCTCGCGGCCGACCAGCCGATCAAGACGTTCTCGGGCGGCAGGGCCGTGGTCCAGAAGCTGCCGATCGGACCCCTGCTGGGGATCATGCCGTGGAACTTCCCGTTCTACCAGATCGCCCGTTTCGCGGCCCCGAACCTGATGCTGGGCAACACGATCATCCTCAAGCACGCCGAGTCGGTGCCGCGCTCGGCACTCGCGGTCGAGCAGATCTTGAAGGACGCCGGCGTGCCCGAGGGCGCGTACGTCAACGTGTTCGCCACGCACGACCAGATCGAGACGATCATCGCCGACCCGCGCATCGCCGGCGTCTCGCTGACCGGGTCCGAGCGCGCCGGCGCCGTCGTCGCCGCGCTGACCGGCAAGAACCTCAAGAAGTGCGTGCTGGAGCTGGGCGGCTCCGACCCGATGGTCGTGCTGGACACCGACGACCTCGACTCGGTGGCCGGCGACGCGTGGGACTTCCGGATGTACAACACCGGCCAGGCCTGCAACTCCAACAAGCGCATGATCGTCATGGAGGACCTGTTCGACGACTTCGTCGCCAGGCTCACCGAGAAGGCGCTGTCGCTCGAGTCGTTCTCGCCGCTGTCGTCGCGCAGGGCCGCCGAGACCCTCGCCGAGCAGGTGCAGGACGCGGTCGACAAGGGCGCGACCCTGCACGCGGGCGGCACGCTCAGCGACGGGCCCGACGCGCACTACTCGCCGGCCGTGCTGACCGGCGTCACGAAGGACATGCGGGCGTACTCCGAGGAGCTGTTCGGCCCGGTTGCCGTGGTCTACAAGGTCGGGTCGGACGACGAGGCGCTCGCGCTCGCGAACGACACGACGTACGGCCTGGGCGGTTCGGTCTTCAGCGCCGACCCGACCCGCGCGGAGAAGATCGCCCAGCGGCTCGAGGTCGGCATGGCCAACGTCAACTCCACGGCGGGTGAGGGCGCCGAGATCCCGTTCGGTGGCGTCAAGCGCTCCGGCTTCGGCCGCGAGCTCGGTCCCCTCGGCATGGACGAGTTCGTCAACAAGCGGATGTTCTACGTCGCCGACTGACCGCACACCCCGCTGAGCCTGACGTTTCGACCGGGACACGCCTGGCGTGTCTGCAGAAACGTCAGGGCCAGCGGGGTCGGCCCGAGGCGGGTCAGTCGGGCCAGGCGATGCTGAGGTACTGGGTCTCCTGGAACTCCTCCAGGCCGGCCCGGGCACCCTCGCGGCCGATGCCGCTCTGCTTCATCCCGCCGAACGGGGCCGCCGGGTCGGACACCAGGCCGCGGTTGACGCCGACCATGCCCGCCTCGATCGACTCGCCGAGCCGCATGCCGCGCTGGAGCTCGCCCGCGTAGACGTACGCCGCGAGGCCCATCTCGGTGTCGTTCGCCAGGGCGATGACTTCCTCGTCGGTGCTCCAGGTGACGATCGGCGCGACCGGGCCGAAGATCTCCTCGTGGACGATCTCCGCGTCGGCCGGGACGTTGCTGAGGACCGTCGGCGGGAAGTAGAAGCCCTTGCTGTCGGCGGGGACGGACGCCTGGTGGGTGATCTTCGCCCCCGCCTCCAGAGCCCCGGCGAGCAGCGCGTGGGTGTCGTCGACCGCCTTGGCGTTGATCATCGGACCGATGTCCGAGCCCTCGCTGGCCGGGCCGACGGTGAGCGCCTCGACCTTCGCGCCGAGCTTGGCGGTGAACTCCTCGACCACGGCCTCGTGCACGTACAGCCGGTTGGCCGCGGTGCAGGCCTGGCCGCCGCCGCGGAACTTCGCGATCATCGCGCCCTCGACCGCGGCGTCGATGTCCGCGTCGTCGGTGACGATGAAGGGGGCGTTGCCGCCGAGCTCCATCGAGGAGTTCACGACGCGTTCGGCGGCCTGCTTCAGCAGCACGCGGCCGATGCCGGTGGAGCCTGTGAACGAGATCTTGCGGACCCGGGCGTCCTCGAGCCAGGTGCCGACGATCTTGCCGGCCGACTTGGACGGGACGATGTTGACGACGCCTTCAGGCGCGCCCGCCTCGACCATCAGCCGGGCGATCGCGAACGTCGTCAGCGGCGTCTCGGACGCGGGCTTGATGACGACCGTGCACCCGGCGGCCAGCGCCGGGGCGATCTTGCGGGTCGCCATCGCGGCCGGGAAGTTCCACGGCGTGACGAGCGCCGCGACGCCGACCGGGTGGTGGGTCACGACGGTGCGGGTGCCCCCGGCCGGCGAGGAGCCGTAGTCGCCGCCCATGCGGACGCCCTCCTCGGCGTACCAGCGGAAGAACTCCGCGGAGTACGCCACCTCGCCCTTGGCGTCGGTCAGCGACTTGCCGTTCTCGGCCGCGATCAGCGCGCCGAGCTCGTCCTGGTCGCGGATCATCAGCTCGTACGTCCGGCGCAGGATCTCGCCGCGCTCGCGCGGGGCGACCTTGCGCCACGAGATCAGGGCGGCGGCCGCGGCGTCGACCGCAGCGGTCGCGTCCTGGACGCCGCCGTTGGAGACGGCGCGGATCGGTTCGCCGGTCGCGGGATCGACGACGTCGAACTCCCCGTCGGCGCCGGGCAGCCACTCGTTGTTGATGAACACGTCTGTCACGGTCATGCTGTTGCCTCCTCGAAAGCGGTGGTCAGGACGTCGAGCGCCTCGGTGAGCAGCTCGTCGCTGATGGCGAGCGGCGGCAGGAACCGGAGCACGTTGCCGTACGTCCCACACGTCAACACAATCACGCCGCTCCTATGGGCGCTCGCCGCGACCTGGCGCGCGAGCTCGGCGTCGGGCTCGGTCGTGCCGGGCTTCACCAGCTCGACGGCGACCATCGCGCCCCGCCCGCGGACGTCGCCCACGCGGTCGTCGTCGGCCTGCAGCCGGTTGAGCCGGTCGAGCATGAGCCGCCCGATGTCGCCGGCGCGCGCGACGAGCCCCTCGGCCTCGATCGTCTCGATGGTGGCGAGCGCCGCGGCGCACGCGAGCGGGTTGCCGCCGTACGTCCCGCCGAGGCCGCTGACGTGCGAGGCGTCCATGATGTCGCCGCGACCGGTGACGGCCGAGAGCGGGAGACCGCCGGCGATGCCCTTCGCGGTCACGATCAGGTCTGGGACGACGCCCTCGTGGTCGCACGCGAAGAGGTCGCCGGTGCGGGCGAACCCGGTCTGCACCTCGTCGGCGATGAACACGACGTCGTGCGCGGCGCACCACTGTGACAGGGCGGGCAGGAAGCCGTCGGCCGGGACGATGAAGCCGCCCTCTCCCTGGATGGGCTCGATGACGACGGCGGCGAGGTTGGCGGAGCCGACCTGCTTCTCGATCACGTCGATCGCGCGCTCGGCCGCGGTCTGGCCGTCCACGTCCTTCTCGTCGCGGAACGGGTAGGACAGCGGTGCGCGGTAGATCTCCGGCGCGAACGGCCCGAAGCCACTCTTGTACGGCATCGACTTCGCGGTCATCGCCATCGTCAGGTTCGTGCGCCCGTGGTACGCGTGGTCGAACACCACGACGGCCTGCCGCCGGGTGTGAGCGCGGGCGATCTTGATCGCGTTCTCGACGGCCTCGGCGCCGGAGTTGAACAGGGCCGACCTCTTCTCGTGGTCACCGGGGGTCAGCCGGTTGAGCGCCTCCGCGACCGCGACGTAGCCCTCGTACGGCGTGACCATGAAGCACGTGTGCGTGAACGCCTCGACCTGCTCGCGGACGGCCTCGACGACCCGGGGCGCGCTGTTGCCGACGGTCGTCACCGCGATGCCCGAGCCGAGGTCGATGAACGAGTTGCCGTCGACGTCCTTGACGATGCCGCCACCGGCCTCGACCGCGAACACCGGCATGGTCGTGCCGATGCCTCGGGCGACGGCGGCGTTCTTGCGCGACATCAGCTCCAGCGAGCGGGGGCCGGGGATCTCGGTGACGAGGTGGCGACGTTGTTCGAGGGAGGCAGGCATGATGCCATCCTCTCGGCGGCGGTCTATGCCGTCCAATACTCATCACTGATCGCGACTATGCTCCGCAGGCATGGAACTGCGCACCCTGGGCTACTTCGTCGCCGTGGCCGAGACCGGCTCGGTCAGCGCCGCGGCGGAGGTGGTCCACGTGACCCAGCCCGCCATCTCCCGGCAGCTGCGTCAGCTCGAGACCGACCTCGGCGTGGACCTGTTCTCCCGTTCGGCCGGGCGGCTGCGGCTCAGCGCCGCCGGCCGGGAGTTCCTGCCCCACGCCCAGGACGTGCTGCGTCGCGCGGCCGGTGCGCGGGCCGCCGCCAAGTCGTACGCCGCGGGCCGGCTCGAGAGCCTGACGATCGCGGCGCCGACGACGACGCTGACCGACGTCATCGCCCCGTTCCTGGCCACGCTGCACGCGGACGACCCCATGCCGACCGTGCTGGAGTCGGACCCGCACGAGGCGTACGCGGCGCTGCGGCACGGCGCGGACCTGGCGATCGTGACCGAGCCGCCGCGCGGTCCGCTCGCCAGTGCGGCGATCGCCGTGCTTCCGGTGTGGGCCTTCGTGCCGGCCGGCCACCGGTGGGCCACGCAGGACACGATCCGCCTGCGGACGCTGGTGGAGGAGACGCTGCTCGTGCTGACGCCCGGCTTCCGTCCCCGCCAGATCCTCGACCTCGCGCTCGACCGCGCCGGCGTCAGCGCCGCGTCCGTCGTCGAGTGCAGCAACCCGCAGGTTGCGCAGGCCCTCGCCGCGGCCGGCCGCGGCGTGGCCGTGGTGACCGACGACGCGCGCTTCGACCTGCACGGCCTGGAGGTCCAGGGCCGCGACGGGCCCCTGCGGATCGAGCTGTTCGCGGCCTGGGAGCCCGAGCACCACGCGGCAGCGACCTTGGACGCGCTGGCCGGGCGGCTGCGGGACTTCTGCGTGCAGCGCTACGGCGCCGACGTCGCGCCCCGTTGATTTCACGGATCTTTCACGCCGACGCTGTACGACCCGGCGGGCGCGGGCTACCTTGGCGCGTGGGGGGACAGAGAGACGGGCTCCACCACCTGCGGAAGGAAGACGTCTCTCATGAAACGCTCACCCGTGGCCCTGCTCGGAGCGGCAGCTCTTGTCGCCGGCAGCGCCCTGTTCTCCAGTCCGGCAGCCGCCGGCGGGCACGGCCAGCCCGGCTCGCCACGCACTGTCGCCGACGGCCTGCTCACCCCGTTGAAGCTGGCGGTCAGCCAGCACGGCCGCATGTACGTGTCCCAGAACTTCGCCGGCGAGCTCACCCGGATCTTGCCGAACGGCACGAAGACGCCCGTCGTGACGGTCCCCGGCGAGGAGGTCGGCGGCGTGTCCGAGCACCGCGGCACCGTCTACTGGACCACGACCGGCGAGGGGTCGGCCAAGGTCTTCGCCCAGCGGCCCGGTCGCGGACCGCAGCAGATCGCCGACCTGTTCGCGTACGAGAGCACGCGCAACCCCGACGCACGGACGACGTACGGCTTCCGCGACCTCCCGCAGGCCTGCGCCGCGCAGTTCCCCGCCAGCAGCCCCGCGTCCTACACCGGCATCGTCGAGAGCCATCCGTACGCGACGCTGCCGGCCGGTCGCCGGACCCTCGTGGCCGACGCGGCAGCGAATGCGATCTTCTCGGTCGGTCCCCGCGGCCAGGTCAGGACGCTCGCGACCCTGCCGGCGGTCGGCACCGTCGCGACCGCCGAGGCGCTGCAGGCGCAGGGCATGCCGGCGTGCGCGGCCGGGCACACGTACTACTTCGAGTTCGTCCCGACCGACATCGAGCGCGGCCGTGACGGCTCCCTCTACGTGACGTCCCTGCCGGGCGGTCCCGAGGACGCGAGCCTGGGCGCGCGCGGCGGCGTGTTCAAGATCGACCCGCGCTCCGGCCAGGCCAGGAAGGTCGCCGGCGGTTTCGTCGGGGCCGTCGACCTGGCACTGCTCCCCGACGGGAGGATCGCCGTGGCCGAGCTGTTCGGTGGGGCGGACGGCGCCGGCCAGGTGACGATGGTGCGGCCACGGTCGTCGTACCGCCGCACGCTGGACCTCGCCTCGCCCGCAGCGGTCGAGTGGAAGGGCAGTCGGCGCCACGGCAGCCTGTACGTCACCACGGACACGTTCACCGGTGGGGAACCTGCCCCGGTCGGCAAGGTCCAGGTGCTGTCCTTCGGCTCGCACCGCAAGCACCACCACCGGCGCTGAGCGCTGCGTGCTGAGCGGGGTCGGGTGCTCCGGGTCGGCGACCCGGAGCGCCCGCCCTACGCCAGCGTGTCGGCGCGGACGGTGTCGCGGCGGGTCAGCAGGCCGTCCCGCTCGGCCTTCTTCTCGAACCAGATCGAGGCGAACGGGGGGATGGCCGCGAGCAGGGCGATCACGCCGGTCTTGATGTTCCAGCGGAACACGAAGAAGCAGATGACGCTCATGATGACGTAGAGCAGGAAGAAGCCGGCGCCGTGGACCATGCCGGCGACCGGGACGCCGCCCTCCTCGAGTCCGAAGGGCTCGGCGTCCAGGACCCACTTGCAGAACATGGCGGCGAGGAGGAGGAGCCACGAGAGGGCTTCTCCGAAGGCGACGACGCGGAACAGGGTGCG
Above is a genomic segment from Aeromicrobium chenweiae containing:
- a CDS encoding ScyD/ScyE family protein, whose protein sequence is MKRSPVALLGAAALVAGSALFSSPAAAGGHGQPGSPRTVADGLLTPLKLAVSQHGRMYVSQNFAGELTRILPNGTKTPVVTVPGEEVGGVSEHRGTVYWTTTGEGSAKVFAQRPGRGPQQIADLFAYESTRNPDARTTYGFRDLPQACAAQFPASSPASYTGIVESHPYATLPAGRRTLVADAAANAIFSVGPRGQVRTLATLPAVGTVATAEALQAQGMPACAAGHTYYFEFVPTDIERGRDGSLYVTSLPGGPEDASLGARGGVFKIDPRSGQARKVAGGFVGAVDLALLPDGRIAVAELFGGADGAGQVTMVRPRSSYRRTLDLASPAAVEWKGSRRHGSLYVTTDTFTGGEPAPVGKVQVLSFGSHRKHHHRR
- the gabT gene encoding 4-aminobutyrate--2-oxoglutarate transaminase, whose translation is MPASLEQRRHLVTEIPGPRSLELMSRKNAAVARGIGTTMPVFAVEAGGGIVKDVDGNSFIDLGSGIAVTTVGNSAPRVVEAVREQVEAFTHTCFMVTPYEGYVAVAEALNRLTPGDHEKRSALFNSGAEAVENAIKIARAHTRRQAVVVFDHAYHGRTNLTMAMTAKSMPYKSGFGPFAPEIYRAPLSYPFRDEKDVDGQTAAERAIDVIEKQVGSANLAAVVIEPIQGEGGFIVPADGFLPALSQWCAAHDVVFIADEVQTGFARTGDLFACDHEGVVPDLIVTAKGIAGGLPLSAVTGRGDIMDASHVSGLGGTYGGNPLACAAALATIETIEAEGLVARAGDIGRLMLDRLNRLQADDDRVGDVRGRGAMVAVELVKPGTTEPDAELARQVAASAHRSGVIVLTCGTYGNVLRFLPPLAISDELLTEALDVLTTAFEEATA
- a CDS encoding NAD-dependent succinate-semialdehyde dehydrogenase, whose product is MTVTDVFINNEWLPGADGEFDVVDPATGEPIRAVSNGGVQDATAAVDAAAAALISWRKVAPRERGEILRRTYELMIRDQDELGALIAAENGKSLTDAKGEVAYSAEFFRWYAEEGVRMGGDYGSSPAGGTRTVVTHHPVGVAALVTPWNFPAAMATRKIAPALAAGCTVVIKPASETPLTTFAIARLMVEAGAPEGVVNIVPSKSAGKIVGTWLEDARVRKISFTGSTGIGRVLLKQAAERVVNSSMELGGNAPFIVTDDADIDAAVEGAMIAKFRGGGQACTAANRLYVHEAVVEEFTAKLGAKVEALTVGPASEGSDIGPMINAKAVDDTHALLAGALEAGAKITHQASVPADSKGFYFPPTVLSNVPADAEIVHEEIFGPVAPIVTWSTDEEVIALANDTEMGLAAYVYAGELQRGMRLGESIEAGMVGVNRGLVSDPAAPFGGMKQSGIGREGARAGLEEFQETQYLSIAWPD
- a CDS encoding DUF3817 domain-containing protein translates to MNPSVIRTLFRVVAFGEALSWLLLLAAMFCKWVLDAEPFGLEEGGVPVAGMVHGAGFFLLYVIMSVICFFVFRWNIKTGVIALLAAIPPFASIWFEKKAERDGLLTRRDTVRADTLA
- a CDS encoding LysR family transcriptional regulator, which gives rise to MELRTLGYFVAVAETGSVSAAAEVVHVTQPAISRQLRQLETDLGVDLFSRSAGRLRLSAAGREFLPHAQDVLRRAAGARAAAKSYAAGRLESLTIAAPTTTLTDVIAPFLATLHADDPMPTVLESDPHEAYAALRHGADLAIVTEPPRGPLASAAIAVLPVWAFVPAGHRWATQDTIRLRTLVEETLLVLTPGFRPRQILDLALDRAGVSAASVVECSNPQVAQALAAAGRGVAVVTDDARFDLHGLEVQGRDGPLRIELFAAWEPEHHAAATLDALAGRLRDFCVQRYGADVAPR
- a CDS encoding Ku protein, with the translated sequence MRSIWKGAISFGLVSVPVKVYSATESHDVPLHQVHAKDGGRIRYQRRCEVCGEVVAYGDIDKAYDDGEQTVVLTEKDLKSLPAERNHEIEVVEFVPAEQVDLLRLDKSYYLEPEGKTLKQYTLLRRALEDSDRTAIVRFALRQKTRLAALRVRGDVLLLQTLLWDDEVRSPAFDVLKETPRISEKERDMAAQLVESLAGDFDSSAFTDDYQEQLRTLVEAKLKEGDALDTDATFGQSEDDGEDAEVVDLMEALKRSIDKKKATPAKKSTPAKAPAKKAAAKKTAAAKKAPAKKAPAKKKAKKAS
- a CDS encoding NAD-dependent succinate-semialdehyde dehydrogenase, translated to MTSPAYQVTDPSTGEVVESFESATDADVEAALTAAAEAYSSWKDVPIADRATVVKKVAALFAERADELAKIAQTEMGKPVGEGVEEAEFCQAIFDYFADEGPTLAADQPIKTFSGGRAVVQKLPIGPLLGIMPWNFPFYQIARFAAPNLMLGNTIILKHAESVPRSALAVEQILKDAGVPEGAYVNVFATHDQIETIIADPRIAGVSLTGSERAGAVVAALTGKNLKKCVLELGGSDPMVVLDTDDLDSVAGDAWDFRMYNTGQACNSNKRMIVMEDLFDDFVARLTEKALSLESFSPLSSRRAAETLAEQVQDAVDKGATLHAGGTLSDGPDAHYSPAVLTGVTKDMRAYSEELFGPVAVVYKVGSDDEALALANDTTYGLGGSVFSADPTRAEKIAQRLEVGMANVNSTAGEGAEIPFGGVKRSGFGRELGPLGMDEFVNKRMFYVAD
- a CDS encoding CatB-related O-acetyltransferase, yielding MVEHIRGAQHVQRVGRSRLFVEPPVRFLGPFVIRADTRIGAFTEFGREVEVQAATLGRYCEIGPGSLLGATGHPTSWLSVSAFQYKKATWGWHPSADSTEVVDPAAGGRQSFRSVGGDLSVIGNDVWLGANVVVLRGVTIGHGSIIAANAVVTHDIPPYSIAAGLPAKVIRSRVDDDLRAELLDLQWWQHSPNQLSGIPYDDPAAAVAQLRTRIAGGLESYDPGFVEIPKPADPAPPRRRFRFFPR